A single window of Drosophila suzukii chromosome 3, CBGP_Dsuzu_IsoJpt1.0, whole genome shotgun sequence DNA harbors:
- the LOC108013277 gene encoding heat shock 70 kDa protein 14, with protein MWPRFGIKIGNSTLCIAHVRADGKAEVIANKQGDRVSQACLLWDGVSEIECGLTAKQKMATRPRQAVAHSFQLLQPKEQITEEKLASALREIPCDFDKEELVFRMEHTVPSEKEDQDDRVVTKDLSAYQVTVELLRAELELAHQYHTDGEQAPIAVLSIPSYYPAQAYKLLAEAAETAGFHVAQIIAEPTAAVLGYSIGEEQAEQRRHVLTIKCGGLYSDFALYAVQNGLFVQLATFGPFPIGGRQFTEALVQFICEEFRRKYKLDPHESRRSVAKIRTAAANCKHILTTMPSTQLYIDSLMDGVDFNAQMSRARFESLIQPVINNLIQQLGECVEQAQKEHPSLTSIDDIVLLGATMQIPKLQAAVGARFPDAKLHNSHSADEVVAIGCARQANCLIEPLEQQLHKDDDCVVSEDDLYIWHGNDEANAKLVLGRGSVLPAKIRISLPRSEEGKGDEEGKGAASFKLRTGESEILARLPDSTTPEDGLYQLEVEVDLDDKDGNVVPLVRLRCM; from the coding sequence ATGTGGCCGCGGTTTGGCATCAAGATTGGCAACAGCACGCTGTGCATCGCCCACGTGCGCGCGGACGGCAAGGCGGAGGTGATCGCCAACAAGCAGGGCGACCGAGTGTCCCAGGCATGCCTTCTCTGGGACGGCGTCTCGGAGATCGAGTGCGGGCTCACGGCCAAGCAGAAGATGGCCACGCGTCCGCGCCAGGCGGTGGCCCACAGCTTCCAGCTGCTGCAGCCCAAGGAACAGATCACGGAGGAGAAGCTGGCCAGTGCGCTGCGGGAAATCCCCTGCGACTTTGACAAGGAGGAACTGGTGTTCCGCATGGAGCACACGGTGCCCTCCGAAAAGGAGGACCAAGATGACCGAGTCGTTACCAAGGACCTCAGTGCCTACCAGGTGACGGTGGAGCTGCTGCGCGCCGAACTGGAGCTGGCCCACCAATACCACACGGACGGGGAACAGGCGCCCATTGCCGTCCTCTCCATACCCAGCTACTATCCTGCCCAGGCCTACAAACTGCTAGCGGAAGCAGCCGAAACCGCAGGCTTCCACGTGGCCCAGATTATCGCCGAGCCCACAGCCGCCGTTCTAGGTTACAGCATCGGGGAGGAGCAGGCGGAACAGCGCCGTCATGTGCTGACCATCAAGTGCGGTGGCCTGTACAGCGACTTTGCCTTATATGCCGTGCAAAACGGACTATTCGTTCAGCTGGCCACTTTCGGACCCTTCCCCATCGGCGGCCGTCAGTTCACCGAGGCTCTGGTGCAGTTCATCTGCGAGGAATTCCGCCGCAAGTACAAGCTGGATCCACATGAGTCGCGTCGCTCGGTGGCCAAAATCCGCACCGCCGCCGCCAACTGCAAACACATCCTGACCACGATGCCCTCCACGCAACTGTATATCGACTCTCTGATGGACGGCGTTGACTTCAATGCCCAGATGTCGCGCGCCCGCTTCGAGAGCCTCATCCAGCCGGTGATCAACAACCTCATCCAACAGCTGGGCGAATGCGTAGAGCAGGCGCAAAAGGAGCATCCCAGCCTGACCAGCATAGATGACATCGTGCTGCTGGGCGCCACCATGCAGATTCCCAAGCTTCAGGCGGCCGTGGGAGCCCGCTTTCCGGACGCCAAGCTGCACAACAGCCATTCGGCGGACGAGGTGGTGGCCATTGGGTGCGCCCGCCAAGCCAACTGCTTGATTGAACCTCTCGAACAGCAGCTGCACAAGGACGACGACTGTGTGGTTTCCGAGGATGATCTGTACATCTGGCACGGCAATGACGAGGCCAACGCCAAGTTGGTTCTGGGCAGAGGGAGTGTTCTGCCCGCCAAGATAAGGATATCACTGCCTCGATCTGAAGAGGGAAAGGGTGACGAAGAGGGCAAGGGAGCCGCTTCATTTAAGTTGCGCACTGGAGAGAGCGAGATATTGGCCCGCCTGCCCGATAGCACGACGCCGGAGGATGGGCTCTATCAGCTGGAGGTCGAGGTGGACCTGGACGATAAGGACGGCAACGTGGTGCCGCTGGTGCGACTGCGCTGCATGTGA
- the Prim1 gene encoding DNA primase small subunit — translation MPEQAADQENQAPQQQTTAVPAYNPEVLQDMLPVYYRRLFPHQPFYRWLSYGLTEEGIFCNREISFTLQDDIYIRYLCFESQAELEKEICSRNPVKIDIGPVMHTRPKNHRTVPGGLTPVQRELVFDIDMTDYDDVRTCCSGAGVCLKCWKFMVLAARILDVALREDFGFEHIIWIFSGRRGIHCWVCDHQARHLDGRGRFAVAEYLNIISYVNFSGSNSPRCPMGDRPHHSLKRALKIAEPMFEEIILEDQNLFGTPKGVSKLVNMVHDDPARGELESYLQKNLEDGAHSRLVWESFIKYANSMRTSTANAWSRKLKNIVQEVQLGLLYPRLDINVTRGFNHLLKAPFCIHPATGKVCVPFSVSAVAKFDPTTVPTITQLLHEINAFDDKSKSYMEAPEDKSRIKDHKKTSMFKGVVVFEEFLRKLERSQKSASLQF, via the exons ATGCCCGAACAAGCCGCAGATCAGGAGAACCAGGCTCCGCAGCAGCAGACAACAGCTGTGCCCGCTTATAATCCTGAGGTCCTGCAGGACATGCTGCCCGTGTACTACAGACGCCTCTTTCCCCACCAGCCCTTTTACCGATGGCTTTCTTATGGACTGA CTGAAGAAGGCATCTTTTGCAATCGTGAGATTTCCTTTACTCTCCAGGACGACATCTACATTCGTTACCTGTGCTTTGAGAGCCAAGCTGAGTTGGAAAAGGAGATCTGCTCGAGGAATCCTGTTAAGATCGATATAGGTCCAGTGATGCACACCAGACCCAAGAACCATCGCACAGTTCCTGGCGGACTAACACCCGTGCAACGTGAGCTGGTCTTTGATATTGATATGACGGATTACGACGATGTGCGCACCTGTTGCTCTGGAGCAGGGGTGTGCCTTAAGTGCTGGAAGTTCATGGTGCTGGCTGCCAGGATATTAGACGTGGCCTTACGGGAGGATTTTGGTTTTGAGCATATTATATGGATTTTCTCCGGTCGGCGAGGTATCCATTGCTGGGTATGCGACCATCAGGCTCGTCACTTGGATGGGCGTGGTCGTTTTGCGGTGGCTGAGTACCTGAACATCATATCGTATGTCAACTTTTCGGGCAGCAACTCACCCAGATGTCCCATGGGGGATCGCCCGCATCACAGCCTAAAGAGAGCCTTGAAAATAGCAGAGCCCATGTTCGAGGAGATCATACTGGAAGATCAGAATCTGTTCGGCACACCAAAGGGTGTTAGCAAGCTAGTAAACATGGTCCACGATGATCCGGCACGGGGCGAGCTGGAATCGTATCTGCAAAAGAATCTGGAGGATGGAGCCCACTCGCGACTGGTGTGGGAGAGCTTCATCAAGTACGCCAACTCCATGAGAACCTCTACGGCAAATGCATGGAGCCGTAAGCTGAAGAACATAGTACAGGAAGTGCAGCTCGGACTGCTCTATCCTCGTTTGGACATCAACGTAACCAGGGGATTCAACCATTTACTGAAGGCCCCGTTCTGTATTCATCCAGCTACGGGAAAGGTTTGTGTTCCATTCAGTGTGAGTGCTGTGGCCAAGTTCGACCCCACCACGGTGCCCACGATCACACAGCTGCTCCACGAAATCAACGCCTTTGATGATAAGAGCAAGAGCTATATGGAGGCCCCGGAAGACAAGAGCCGCATCAAGGATCACAAGAAGACCAGCATGTTCAAGGGTGTGGTGGTCTTTGAGGAGTTTTTGCGCAAACTGGAGCGCAGCCAGAAGTCAGCTAGCTTGCAGTTTTga
- the LOC108013278 gene encoding PHAF1 protein CG7083, giving the protein MLDLEILPENSLGCDAWEFVLGMHFSQAIAIIQSQVGIIKGVQVLYSDTNPLGVDIIINLPQDGVRLIFDPVIQRLKTIEVFNMKLVKLRYGGVYFNSPEVLPSIEQIEHSFGATHPGVYDAAKQLFALHFRGLSFYFPVDSKLHSGYAHGLGSLVFLNGASPVVSKMSLYAGSNVAENKAPSLPLACYHRQMYLESATVLRTSFGHTKGLKLKLFTEGSGRALEPRRQCFTRELLFGDSCEDVATSLGAPNRIFFKSEDKMKIHSSSVNRQAQSKRSDIFFNYFTLGIDVLFDARTQTCKKFILHTNYPGHFNFNMYHRCEFQFLLQADHPSMSDSGHDLVTPTKQEHVNISAYTKWDEISSALATSERPVVLHRASSTNTANPFGSTFCYGYQDLIFEVMPNSHIASVTLYNTAPPRQPAHSWQQHKMQDIRLTVA; this is encoded by the coding sequence ATGCTCGACCTGGAGATCCTGCCGGAGAACTCCTTGGGCTGTGATGCCTGGGAATTCGTGCTGGGCATGCACTTCTCGCAGGCCATCGCTATTATCCAGTCGCAGGTGGGCATCATCAAGGGAGTCCAGGTCCTGTACTCCGACACCAATCCCCTGGGCGTGGACATCATCATCAACCTGCCGCAGGATGGCGTTCGCCTGATCTTTGATCCCGTCATCCAGCGCCTGAAGACCATCGAGGTGTTTAACATGAAGCTGGTGAAGCTGCGTTACGGCGGCGTCTACTTCAACTCCCCAGAGGTACTGCCCAGCATCGAGCAGATAGAGCACTCCTTCGGAGCCACCCATCCCGGGGTCTACGATGCAGCTAAGCAGCTCTTTGCTCTGCACTTCCGAGGGCTGAGCTTCTACTTCCCTGTGGACAGCAAGCTGCACTCGGGCTATGCCCACGGACTGGGCTCACTGGTGTTTCTGAATGGCGCCTCGCCAGTTGTGTCCAAGATGTCCCTCTATGCGGGAAGCAATGTGGCGGAGAACAAGGCACCATCTCTGCCCTTGGCCTGCTATCACCGCCAGATGTACTTGGAATCGGCCACCGTTCTGCGCACCTCGTTTGGTCACACAAAGGGTCTGAAACTGAAGCTCTTCACGGAGGGTTCAGGCAGAGCTTTGGAGCCTCGCCGCCAGTGCTTTACGCGGGAACTGCTCTTTGGCGATAGCTGCGAGGATGTGGCCACCAGTCTGGGAGCACCCAATCGAATATTCTTTAAGAGCGAGGACAAGATGAAGATACACAGCTCGAGTGTCAATCGACAGGCGCAGAGCAAGCGAAGCGACATCTTCTTCAACTATTTCACGCTGGGCATCGATGTGCTGTTCGATGCCAGGACGCAGACCTGCAAGAAGTTCATACTGCACACCAACTATCCGGGACACTTCAACTTTAACATGTACCATCGCTGCGAATTCCAGTTCCTGCTACAGGCCGATCACCCCTCGATGAGCGATAGCGGTCATGATCTGGTGACGCCCACGAAGCAAGAACACGTTAACATTAGCGCCTACACGAAGTGGGATGAGATCAGTAGCGCGCTGGCCACCTCAGAGCGCCCAGTGGTGCTGCATCGTGCCAGCTCGACGAACACGGCGAATCCGTTCGGCTCCACCTTCTGCTATGGCTACCAGGACCTAATCTTCGAGGTGATGCCCAACAGCCACATCGCCTCGGTGACGCTCTACAATACGGCGCCGCCCAGGCAGCCGGCTCACTCCTGGCAACAGCACAAGATGCAGGACATCCGCCTCACAGTGGCCTAG
- the Pex2 gene encoding peroxisome biogenesis factor 2 gives MVEKNKYVPRVNQIDAIYLNKDITRLIRDNLLENLQAISPVLFIKIQPELDLIIQSAIWFGSVGKRCSTFGQQLLVLAYDAEKLTVSRLVLHFVLTVLPGYVKSWEERRLTRRVEWFSEAITWAENSALVLNILNYFRFLKTGRKPTLVDFLLGLDYISLRNNQRRDIGYKYLTRELLWGGFMEILGLVLPIINFRKLQRVFKSSALGQAISGRRLEAGGDGVAFLAPQMTLSTTCTFCGERPTLPHHMGCGHIFCYYCLSANLLTDASFACPKCDSTCPEGGIQTV, from the exons ATGGTGGAGAAAAACAAATATGTACCGCGTGTAAATCAG ATAGATGCCATATATCTAAACAAGGACATTACCCGCCTGATACGGGATAATTTGCTGGAGAACCTTCAAGCCATCTCG CCCGTTCTGTTCATCAAAATCCAACCGGAGCTTGATTTGATCATACAATCCGCCATTTGGTTTGGATCCGTTGGCAAACGGTGCTCCACCTTTGGCCAGCAGCTTCTGGTCCTGGCGTATGATGCCGAGAAACTGACCGTCTCGCGGTTGGTGCTCCACTTCGTCCTGACCGTCCTGCCGGGTTATGTGAAGAGCTGGGAGGAGAGACGTCTGACCAGGCGGGTGGAGTGGTTCAGCGAGGCGATAACGTGGGCTGAGAACAGTGCCCTAGTGCTGAACATCCTCAACTACTTTCGGTTTCTGAAGACGGGCCGGAAACCCACGCTGGTGGACTTCCTGTTGGGATTGGACTACATTAGTCTGAGGAACAATCAGAGGAGAGACATAGGCTACAAGTACCTGACGAGGGAGTTGCTTTGGGGAGGATTTATG GAAATCCTTGGCCTGGTACTGCCCATCATCAACTTTCGAAAGCTGCAAAGAGTGTTTAAATCCTCAGCCCTGGGACAGGCGATTTCAGGACGCCGGTTGGAGGCTGGAGGCGATGGTGTGGCGTTTCTGGCACCGCAAATGACCCTGAGCACCACCTGCACCTTCTGCGGGGAGCGACCCACGTTGCCCCACCACATGGGCTGTGGTCACATCTTTTGTTATTATTGTCTAAGCGCCAATCTTTTAACGGACGCCAGTTTTGCCTGTCCCAAATGCGATTCTACGTGTCCTGAAGGTGGAATCCAAACTGTCTGA
- the Cpr66Cb gene encoding uncharacterized protein Cpr66Cb, translating to MAFKYLIFASALCLSLAYPLEHQYYEESHGYEHLAHHEPEPVHEYGHHQIERISHEEHGHHEAEPHYETHESHGHDEHVDYYAPPKYAFKYGVNDFHTGDVKSQHETRDGDTVKGQYSLVEPDGSIRTVDYTADKHNGFNAVVHKTAPVHHHEEVHEHHY from the exons ATGGCCTTCAAG TATCTGATCTTCGCCTCGGCCCTGTGCCTGAGCCTCGCCTATCCGCTGGAGCACCAGTACTACGAGGAGAGCCACGGCTACGAGCACCTGGCCCACCACGAACCGGAGCCCGTCCACGAGTATGGACACCACCAGATTGAGCGCATCTCGCACGAGGAGCACGGCCACCACGAAGCTGAGCCCCACTACGAGACCCACGAGTCCCACGGACATGATGAACATGTGGACTACTAT GCTCCTCCCAAGTACGCCTTCAAGTACGGAGTGAATGACTTCCACACCGGAGACGTGAAGTCCCAGCACGAGACCCGCGATGGCGACACCGTCAAGGGCCAGTACTCCCTGGTGGAGCCCGATGGTTCCATCCGCACCGTGGACTACACCGCCGACAAGCACAATGGCTTCAACGCTGTGGTCCACAAGACCGCCCCAGTGCATCATCACGAGGAAGTGCACGAGCACCACTACTAA
- the LOC108012714 gene encoding uncharacterized protein, protein MGCSSNLFWFFIFVLITKVYATLASPSPTKIEVYNKTTEKNESSRAKVSNYFLHEPYGPNTYAFGYEVDDPQTKNSQFREEKRFANGSIRGSYGYARPDGRIEVTKYQADEDGGYSAKIQTFKAGDDRVRSVWPTERPDILVERSKTDSPTNVTWDPKSHLNVSVSNVADHVAQQLKEQHGLDLNHIDVTKDVLKPAVLDVIRGKAPAKGQPVQNLIPQQFPIVPFQLPADQETTKATSTAEPKKSESSKYNRAKTNNAEKAPQVEETEADLPPPRPLVNSSPSDANWQQRAIEANRREFLPNLPNLSEARRE, encoded by the exons ATGGGATGTTCGTCAAATTTGTTTTGGTTCTTT atttttgttttaatcaCAAAAGTATACGCCACATTGGCCAGTCCATCACCAACAAAAATCGAAGTATATAACAAGACTACggaaaaaaatgaaagtaGCAGAGCCAAAGTGAGCAATTATTTTCTGCACGAGCCCTATG gTCCCAACACTTATGCCTTTGGCTATGAGGTCGATGACCCGCAGACAAAAAACTCTCAGTTCCGCGAGGAAAAACGCTTTGCGAATGGCAGCATTCGGGGAAGCTATGGATATGCCAGACCCGATGGTCGCATAGAGGTCACCAAATATCAAGCGGATGAGGATGGGGGTTACTCTGCCAAGATTCAGACTTTCAAAGCAGGAGATGATAGGGTGAGATCTGTTTGGCCCACCGAAAGACCTGATATTCTTGTGGAGAGAAGCAAAACGGATTCCCCCACCAATGTCACCTGGGATCCCAAGAGTCACCTCAATGTGAGCGTGTCCAATGTGGCGGATCATGTGGCCCAGCAGCTAAAGGAGCAGCATGGTCTCGACCTCAACCACATCGATGTGACCAAGGATGTGCTGAAACCAGCGGTGCTCGATGTGATCCGGGGCAAGGCCCCAGCCAAGGGTCAGCCAGTTCAGAATCTAATCCCCCAGCAATTTCCCATAGTTCCCTTCCAACTGCCAGCGGATCAAGAAACCACCAAGGCCACCAGCACTGCAGAACCAAAGAAATCCGAAAGTTCAAAATACAACAGGGCCAAAACCAACAATGCCGAGAAGGCTCCTCAAGTCGAGGAGACGGAGGCGGATTTACCACCGCCCAGGCCACTGGTCAATAGCAGTCCAAGCGATGCAAATTGGCAACAGCGAGCCATTGAGGCAAATCGCCGTGAATTCCTGCCCAATTTACCCAATCTAAGTGAGGCCAGGCGAGAGTAA
- the LOC108012727 gene encoding cuticle protein 8 translates to MKYFVAIALLFAAAQAVPIELGHYAPALVHHAPILSHAVHAVHAEPVAYPKYSFNYGIKDPHTGDIKSQAEERDGDVVKGQYSLVEPDGSVRTVDYTADDHNGFNAVVHKTAPTKIIAHAPVLHAAPVLAHAPLLHHY, encoded by the exons ATGAAG TACTTTGTTGCCATCGCTCTGCTGTTCGCCGCCGCTCAGGCCGTCCCCATCGAGCTTGGCCACTACGCCCCTGCGCTGGTGCACCATGCGCCCATCCTGTCGCACGCCGTCCATGCCGTCCACGCCGAGCCGGTGGCCTATCCCAAGTACTCCTTCAACTACGGCATCAAGGATCCCCACACCGGCGACATCAAGTCGCAGGCCGAGGAGCGCGACGGTGATGTTGTGAAGG GCCAGTACTCCCTGGTTGAGCCCGATGGTTCGGTGCGTACCGTTGACTACACCGCCGACGACCACAATGGCTTCAACGCCGTGGTCCACAAGACCGCCCCCACCAAGATCATCGCCCATGCGCCCGTGCTGCATGCCGCCCCCGTGCTCGCCCACGCCCCCCTGCTGCACCATTACTAG